In the Hordeum vulgare subsp. vulgare chromosome 7H, MorexV3_pseudomolecules_assembly, whole genome shotgun sequence genome, one interval contains:
- the LOC123408411 gene encoding CRAL-TRIO domain-containing protein C3H8.02 isoform X2: MAATYSLRSIVRAPPPPRGLAVARRAVRCCSSAAPTGASTSKLVLEVKERLQREHPGLPTGTSGRDDDEMILWFLKDRKFAVDEAVSKLAKAIKWRQDFHVSELSEESVKGLYQTGKAYVHDSFDINGRPVLVVVAAKHFPSKQDPLENEKLCAFLVEKALRKLPTGTDNILGIFDLRGFGVENGDLQFLKFLVRFCDAETVRKEYFTEETVPPDFRR; this comes from the exons ATGGCCGCAACCTACTCGCTCCGCTCGATCGtccgagctccgccgcctccgcgGGGCCTCGCCGTGGCCAGGAGAGCAGTGCGCTGCTGCAGCAGCGCCGCTCCCACCGGCGCCTCCACATCCAAG CTCGTCCTGGAGGTCAAGGAGAGGCTCCAAAGGGAGCATCCGGGCCTCCCGACGGGGACAAGCGGCAGGGATGACGACGAGATGATCCTCTGGTTCTTGAAGGACAGGAAGTTCGCCGTCGACGAAGCCGTCTCCAAGCTGGCCAAGGCCATC AAATGGCGTCAGGATTTTCACGTGTCGGAATTATCAGAAGAATCGGTGAAAGGGTTGTACCAAACTGGCAAGGCATATGTGCATGATTCTTTTGACATCAACGGCAGGCCTGTGCTAGTAGTAGTCGCAGCCAAACATTTCCCTTCT AAACAAGACCCACTTGAAAATGAGAAGCTATGTGCCTTTTTGGTCGAAAAGGCTTTACGTAAACTTCCCACGGGAACAGATAACATACTTGGAATTTTCGATCTTCGAGGCTTCGGTGTAGAAAATGGTGATCTCCAATTCTTGAAGTTTTTG GTGAGGTTTTGTGATGCCGAGACCGTGAGAAAAGAGTACTTCACAGAAGAAACCGTGCCTCCCGATTTCCGGCGTTAG
- the LOC123411115 gene encoding uncharacterized protein LOC123411115 — MGLCLSVALWKDKAYARRRAVGHSAAVGVDVDEMVRGGGGGGGGGSGYGLLAGGGGLPEAEEAVAVAAAPRASGALGTPARPIWQRRVLMGVRCQLPRFSGMVLYDERGRPVGGGVRDRARDQEKHAAAIDNILRDLQCSSRSPASNLFPASARSG, encoded by the exons ATGGGGCTCTGCCTGTCCGTGGCCCTGTGGAAGGACAAGGCCTACGCCCGCCGCCGGGCCGTGGGGCACTCTGCCGCCGTCGGCGTGGACGTCGACGAGATGGTGCgtggcggaggaggcggcggcggcgggggctccGGCTACGGGCTTCTCGCAGGGGGCGGTGGGTTGCCGGAGGCGGAGGAGGCCGTGGCTGTGGCGGCCGCGCCGAGGGCCTCGGGCGCGCTGGGCACGCCGGCGCGGCCGATATGGCAGAGGCGGGTGCTCATGGGCGTCAGGTGCCAGCTGCCCCGGTTCAGCGGCATGGTGCTGTATGACGAGCGCGGCCGGCCCGTGGGCGGCGGCGTCCGGGACAGGGCTCGTGACCAG GAGAAGCACGCCGCTGCCATTGATAACATCCTCAGGGACCTGCAGTGCTCTAGCCGGTCGCCGGCGAGCAACCTATTTCCGGCGTCGGCCCGGTCCGGCTGA
- the LOC123408411 gene encoding motile sperm domain-containing protein 2 isoform X1 — MAATYSLRSIVRAPPPPRGLAVARRAVRCCSSAAPTGASTSKLVLEVKERLQREHPGLPTGTSGRDDDEMILWFLKDRKFAVDEAVSKLAKAIKWRQDFHVSELSEESVKGLYQTGKAYVHDSFDINGRPVLVVVAAKHFPSKQDPLENEKLCAFLVEKALRKLPTGTDNILGIFDLRGFGVENGDLQFLKFLIDVFYYYYPKRLGEVLFVDAPFVFQPMWQLVKPLLKQYASLVRFCDAETVRKEYFTEETVPPDFRR; from the exons ATGGCCGCAACCTACTCGCTCCGCTCGATCGtccgagctccgccgcctccgcgGGGCCTCGCCGTGGCCAGGAGAGCAGTGCGCTGCTGCAGCAGCGCCGCTCCCACCGGCGCCTCCACATCCAAG CTCGTCCTGGAGGTCAAGGAGAGGCTCCAAAGGGAGCATCCGGGCCTCCCGACGGGGACAAGCGGCAGGGATGACGACGAGATGATCCTCTGGTTCTTGAAGGACAGGAAGTTCGCCGTCGACGAAGCCGTCTCCAAGCTGGCCAAGGCCATC AAATGGCGTCAGGATTTTCACGTGTCGGAATTATCAGAAGAATCGGTGAAAGGGTTGTACCAAACTGGCAAGGCATATGTGCATGATTCTTTTGACATCAACGGCAGGCCTGTGCTAGTAGTAGTCGCAGCCAAACATTTCCCTTCT AAACAAGACCCACTTGAAAATGAGAAGCTATGTGCCTTTTTGGTCGAAAAGGCTTTACGTAAACTTCCCACGGGAACAGATAACATACTTGGAATTTTCGATCTTCGAGGCTTCGGTGTAGAAAATGGTGATCTCCAATTCTTGAAGTTTTTG ATAGATGTGTTCTACTATTACTATCCCAAGCGGCTTGGTGAAGTTCTGTTTGTGGATGCACCATTTGTGTTTCAGCCAATGTGGCAGCTTGTTAAACCCCTGCTGAAACAATATGCCTCCTTG GTGAGGTTTTGTGATGCCGAGACCGTGAGAAAAGAGTACTTCACAGAAGAAACCGTGCCTCCCGATTTCCGGCGTTAG